The following coding sequences lie in one Trichoderma breve strain T069 chromosome 1, whole genome shotgun sequence genomic window:
- a CDS encoding FHA domain-containing protein, with product MPVNSEGEDLLYNLAYECEGLFYQLQEAFQKTQSEVATVELCAEFQQRFAVWAAHLGVFARKSQCLDTRLRNHPDLQDLVARLLDVLRRSLQQCTADTSSHGEEEAVPTAALKSIDDTLTRLNRLGVTIRQSGRGKFDARAKKFAAGLDLSLFAFLCANAVQALYPGAHQSLKDYLSKSMTDRYARMLFFGSRHKKLETRRERRIGLAPIHEVPNSETQPSNPVIQLAVMPKNPVLANILRPPSAPSLSDLSSVNMYQIRNRLRPPDEASTRFHKTSSIQVNQGNYPRLPTTEKGSSIFTCYWCSELLSKKTLSESEWRQHIDRDLKPYICLSEGCPEAHPAYPTFDEWFTHMELHDSRWHQQIYLTSSWVCTVCEFNQDVYSSPQALYSHLEESHSDDFTNEQLQAISRQSKTEEPRASDDCLLCCFEVQDKGNTDEPMFPKRRKGQPKQEASKRARKTLEMTSPNPHNSDLDLSDNSSDSDGMSSHQNRRQRNKDRSKAVARHVAVHLQVLMLLTLRFVAALEHDDEDLDDGTKSDSVNIDEGNSASIGGTDLGKLSHIDSEVDVIMKDGADEDDGNQAEGAMELDDDVDDDIADESIPVPDTDFDLNFVPRQYDDLEAKDDKFLNMVIESGAYQSWRSDLVDITDIICVLYPHSEVASKEAQQLAMRGSPYIIAKKDLENHPSLFEPDTTSYGDYAILLRLSSQTKIPAAGFAFGRHPNRCDIAFVNDPLRRISNTHFRIYVNEYGMVMIEDMSTNGTLINKNLLTYRNPKSSNKRLISQGLSSGDIICLLLHNDMNDLSFRVQIPHRDDEQEGAYVHQVGEYLARYASQAEIVTGRGGLPSDMDVVLEAADKSYRESMMAQRTASDEISSRKDSLHESVVDKWQRQSADGVVVIETRPDEGGQEEYHDNPNADVRLDNEIYPDDIQRLRVTQEATDASASISRDLSSEGDRPLLNLIRPTPVASPAPSNSQELDGDEEKPEIILQAMDIILGNHISRLTESPLLSDLLGKCRDALISLQKDLYLFSRNHAMDAINNPLHSRSLSNISRDLQSTLLKEERLLYTGKIKPLVYSVAFCEEITNYQIRLATLSSQLLEEQEAQPLSESEIEAVPLEILQVNDHHYRKGVRILVRPFLESPDLVLNSGGSNYKWLALRADRAPPNSPKHKVLAITQDSIDAKCTIRIPRSIGDDLSRPPLWFELYYHDPARNSIAFLNRSAVPVSLTRMSHASSSLSLHESYIVKPRLHKSLRPGTFRLEMEDIAMLDIRILGKRPTAAKPVTSGRELSSGNEDPEEANETEDEFFIPRLKRVGHVDFARDGEEGEAQRERLRLRMLPRQRQRMNEHADESGLELPWRNVPPSPRHNTDTRNSEEHSEGVPSRGSSFSELDDVSVTQPALDEALAE from the exons ATGCCAGTTAATTCGGAGGGCGAAGATCTCCTCTATAATCTAGCTTATGAGTGTGAAGGTCTCTTCTACCAGCTGCAAGAAGCCTTTCAGAAGACGCAATCCGAAGTCGCAACTGTTGAACTATGCGCCGAGTTTCAACAACGCTTCGCGGTATGGGCAGCACATCTCGGCGTTTTTGCTCGAAAGAGCCAATGCCTAGACACGAGGCTCCGAAATCATCCGGATCTTCAAGATCTCGTTGCTCGGTTGCTGGATGTCCTCCGTCGCAGCTTGCAACAATGTACGGCGGATACGTCTAGCCAcggggaggaagaagcagttcCAACAGCAGCTCTGAAATCAATAGACGATACCCTCACTCGACTGAATCGTCTAGGGGTTACCATTCGCCAGTCCGGTCGTGGCAAGTTCGATGCTAGAGCTAAGAAATTCGCTGCGGGCCTTGATCTAAGCTTATTTGCGTTTCTATGTGCCAACGCCGTGCAAGCTTTATATCCGGGTGCCCATCAGTCTCTCAAAGACTATCTCAGCAAATCAATGACAGACAGATATGCAAGGATGCTATTCTTCGGTTCTCGTCATAAAAAACTCGAGACTCGCCGAGAACGACGCATAGGGCTGGCACCCATCCATGAAGTACCCAATTCAGAGACACAGCCAAGCAACCCCGTCATCCAGCTGGCTGTGATGCCCAAGAATCCAGTTCTAGCTAACATTTTACGGCCGCCTTCTGCACCATCTTTATCCGATTTGTCTAGCGTCAATATGTATCAGATCAGAAATCGCCTCAGACCACCAGACGAGGCATCGACAAGGTTTCACAAAACGTCGTCGATTCAGGTAAACCAAGGCAACTATCCGCGACTACCCACAACGGAAAAGGGCAGTAGCATCTTCACCTGCTACTGGTGTTCTGAACTACTTAGTAAAAAAACGCTGTCTGAAAGCGAATGGCG CCAACACATAGATCGAGACCTCAAGCCTTACATATGTCTCTCGGAGGGATGCCCTGAAGCACACCCAGCTTACCCTACTTTTGACGAGTGGTTTACACACATGGAACTGCACGACTCGCGATGGCATCAGCAAATTTACCTGACATCTAGCTGGGTGTGTACCGTCTGTGAATTCAACCAAGACGTTTACAGCAGCCCGCAAGCCTTGTATTCTCACCTGGAAGAATCTCATAGTGACGATTTCACAAACGAGCAACTCCAAGCCATTTCACGACAGAGCAAAACAGAAGAGCCGAGAGCTTCAGACGACTGTCTTCTTTGCTGTTTTGAAGTGCAAGACAAAGGGAACACTGACGAGCCGATGTTCCCTAAACGACGAAAAGGGCAGCCGAAGCAAGAAGCTAGCAAAAGAGCTAGGAAGACTTTGGAAATGACGAGTCCCAATCCTCACAACTCAGATTTGGACCTCTCTGACAACTCTTCCGACTCGGACGGCATGAGTTCTCATCAGAATAGAAGACAGCGTAACAAAGACCGTTCCAAGGCTGTAGCTCGGCATGTTGCGGTACATTTACAAGTACTGATGCTTTTAACCCTACGCTTCGTCGCAGCCTTGgaacatgatgatgaggaccTGGATGATGGAACCAAGAGTGATTCCGTCAATATCGATGAAGGAAACAGCGCCTCAATTGGCGGTACTGATCTAGGAAAACTATCTCACATCGACTCCGAGGTAGACGTCATAATGAAAGATGGAgcggatgaggacgacggaAACCAGGCGGAGGGCGCCATGGAGCTAGATGACGAcgtggatgatgacatcgCGGATGAAAGTATCCCAGTTCCTGACACAGATTTTGATCTCAATTTCGTCCCAAGGCAATACGATGATCTCGAAGCCAAGGATGATAAATTTTTAAACATGGTCATTGAGTCTGGAGCCTACCAGTCTTGGCGAAGCGACTTGGTGGACATCACGGATATTATCTGCGTGTTGTATCCGCACTCAGAGGTTGCTAGCAAGGAGGCCCAGCAGCTGGCCATGAGAGGATCGCCATACATCATCG CTAAAAAAGATCTGGAGAACCACCCGAGCCTCTTCGAGCCTGACACCACAAGCTATGGTGACTACGCCATTTTACTACGGCTGTCAAGCCAAACTAAAATCCCTGCAGCTGGTTTTGCCTTTGGAAGACATCCTAACAGGTGTGATATTGCCTTCGTTAATGATCCGCTGCGAAGAATCAGCAACACGCATTTCCGGATATACGTCAATGAGTACGGCATGGTTATGATTGAAGATATGTCTACTAATGGCACTCTCATCAACAAAAATCTTCTGACTTATCGTAACCCAAAATCCTCTAATAAGCGACTTATTTCACAAGGGTTAAGCTCGGGAGATATTATTTGTCTCCTTCTTCACAATGATATGAACGATCTTTCTTTCCGAGTTCAAATCCCGCACCGAGATGATGAGCAAGAGGGGGCATACGTGCATCAAGTAGGGGAATACCTTGCTCGCTATGCCTCACAGGCTGAGATTGTCACCGGGCGGGGAGGTTTACCTTCAGATATGGACGTCGTTTTGGAAGCCGCAGATAAGTCTTATCGCGAGTCTATGATGGCGCAAAGGACTGCTTCCGATGAAATCTCGTCTCGCAAAGACTCCCTTCACGAATCGGTGGTGGACaaatggcagcggcaatcAGCCGATGGAGTGGTTGTTATCGAGACACGGCCTGATGAGGGGGGCCAGGAGGAGTACCATGACAATCCCAATGCAGATGTTAGACTCGACAACGAAATATATCCGGACGATATCCAACGGTTAAGAGTTACCCAAGAGGCTACTGATGCGTCCGCGTCCATATCTCGAGATCTGTCTTCCGAGGGCGATCGGCCTCTGTTGAACCTCATCCGCCCCACTCCAGTTGCTAGTCCTGCCCCTTCAAACTCCCAGGAgttggatggagatgaagaaaagcctGAGATAATCCTCCAGGCTATGGATATTATTCTTGGTAATCATATCTCGCGGTTAACAGAGAGCCCGTTGTTGTCCGACTTATTAGGCAAGTGCAGGGACGCCTTAATCTCCCTCCAGAAGGATCTTTACTTGTTTAGCCGGAATCATGCTATGGATGCCATAAATAACC CTCTCCATTCCCGCTCGCTTTCCAATATATCCCGGGATCTACAGTCCACTTTGCTCAAAGAGGAACGCCTTCTATATACTGGAAAGATCAAACCTCTCGTTTATAGCGTGGCGTTCTGCGAGGAAATTACGAACTATCAAATACGCCTAGCTACTTTAAGTAGTCAACT ActcgaggagcaggaggctcAGCCCCTTTCCGAATCAGAGATTGAGGCTGTTCCGCTTGAGATTTTGCAAGTCAACGATCATCATTATAGAAAGGGTGTCCGTATCCTTGTACGGCCTTTTCTTGAGTCTCCCGATTTGGTCTTAAACTCTGGCGGCAGTAATTACAAATGGCTCGCACTTCGCGCTGATAGGGCTCCCCCAAATAGCCCTAAACATAAGGTCCTGGCTATAACTCAGGATTCGATAGACGCTAAATGTACAATTAGGATACCTAGGTCTATCGGAGATGACTTATCACGGCCGCCGTTATGGTTTGAACTCTACTATCATGATCCAGCTCGTAATAGCATTGCCTTCTTAAACAGGTCGGCTGTGCCTGTCTCACTCACCCGGATGTCTCatgctagcagcagcttgtcaCTGCATGAATCTTATATCGTTAAACCGCGTCTCCACAAGAGTCTTAGGCCGGGCACCTTTAGGCTTGAAATGGAAGATATTGCAATGCTGGACATTCGGATATTGGGAAAGCGACCAACTGCCGCGAAGCCAGTTACATCTGGCCGCGAATTGTCTTCTGGGAATGAGGACCCAGAAGAAGCGAATGAGACAGAAGATGAATTCTTCATCCCCCGTCTCAAAAGAGTTGGCCATGTGGATTTTGCGcgcgatggagaagaaggagaggcACAGCGTGAGCGCCTGCGCCTGCGCATGCTCCcgcgccagcgccagcgcatGAATGAGCACGCAGATGAGTCGGGGCTTGAGCTTCCCTGGCGCAATGTGccgccttctcctcgtcaCAACACAGACACTCGGAACTCTGAGGAACATAGTGAGGGTGTGCCCAGCAGGGGCAGTAGCTTTAGCGAGTTAGACG ATGTATCAGTTACACAGCCCGCTTTGGATGAAGCTCTGGCTGAATGA
- a CDS encoding scavenger mRNA decapping enzyme c-term binding domain-containing protein yields MDAEIKAKAEAAVPKFKLLKVLNQDQAGRRVALHGTIDDQPAVMVVERATFPSSEVYLAGLPSSLSRLRNLGANDIYAWSMARTGPVENEVKPDGDNGHENGVDFFADLKINLIYPCTEAHVKKYSKQGVRFVTETPEIYKNHIRPFMQQKREQGRLNWVFNIIEGRTEVEDVIYRTKLGEAGDEGFLLLPDLNWDRKTLEGLHLLALVERRDIWSLRDLKKKHIPWLEHIKAKVTSATTQTYPSIEENQLKLYVHYQPTYYHFHIHIVHVADIKGDGGRRRDGHGCAVDELHVGRGERVVDGYL; encoded by the exons ATGGACGCCGAGATTAAAGCTAAGGCCGAGGCGGCGGTGCCCAAAttcaagcttctcaaggTTCTCAACCAAG accaagCAGGCCGTCGCGTAGCTCTCCACGGCACAATCGACGACCAACCCGCCGTCATGGTCGTCGAGCGAGCCACGTTCCCCTCATCAGAGGTGTATCTCGCCGGCCTGCCCTCGTCGCTCTCGCGGCTGCGGAATCTAGGCGCCAACGACATTTACGCGTGGAGCATGGCCAGGACAGGGCCTGTGGAAAACGAGGTCAAGCCCGATGGCGACAACGGACACGAGAATGGCGTCGACTTCTTTGCCGACTTGAAGATCAACTTGATTTATCCTTGTACAGAGGCGCACGTCAAAAAGTACAGCAAGCAGGGCGTGCGATTCGTCACGGAGACACCCGAGATTTACAAGAATCACATCCGGCCGTTtatgcagcaaaagagggaGCAAGGGAGACTAAACTGGGTATTCAACATTATCGAGGGCAGGACCGAAGTGGAAGACGTAATCTACAGAACCAAGCTCGGCGAGGCCGGCGACGAAGGCTTCCTCCTGCTGCCGGACCTCAACTGGGACCGCAAGACGCTCGAGGGCTTGCAcctgctggcgctggtggAGCGGCGGGACATTTGGTCGCTGCGGgatctcaagaagaagcacattCCCTGGTTGGAGcacatcaaggccaaggtcaCCAGCGCCACGACCCAGACGTACCCGAGCATCGAGGAGAACCAGCTGAAGCTCTATGTTCACTATCAACCGACCTATTACCACTTTCATATACACATTGTTCATGTCGC AGACATTAAAGGTGATGGGGGGAGACGACGAGACGGGCATGGATGCGCTGTCGATGAGCTACACGTTGGGCGAGGCGAGCGAGTTGTGGACGGATATCTATGA
- a CDS encoding phosphorylase superfamily domain-containing protein translates to MPYLIELSEWRLLRGIGSLLDHRKAPYVHMQSRPFNDLRDPNADLFEVELRRAFIVQELPRDLNSREFEDCQAKLESLCLLLDRLVLDSLVSTSLAWGQSHSHEKVFPRLRALTTFLESTSETVDLAIGANRTLFKLPNGAELGRCLQIVTECNDTLSRLTASAPREPTIQPLQKQQKRRMWKKARIRNRSTFVLGTLFEHFRCGTSHEVLLKLIEDPDEESVLPSLQLMLSPCPELELWQEVQCESVDLGETSISRIPDICTDIRQHTGQGKALMLLIEKYGIFGAWANPTSSGPDPSSKESLNQLIEKGAFKPLDLHALIHGTSQQKFSTKDKRALAVKLGFCLMDFFDADITSKRIYFLNAPKPGPREGFPYLAFGSKLPATADPYSFRMGHPALLSFAKLLLEIDFGQCIDLEISPYNSQNQATWAKLVSYVDRLEEDRSDSYLEAIRACLHVHRKIAEKLRSRDLDSKGADSRIRKTLYKEVVHKLELGLAESIPRPAHKRQRSESPPASDDRNRAQIGHSWKTAPRSLESQPFAAGIKRRRTPEQHSWSSRAVSESAPSENSNLSDLNITHSETSFCSFRPNSREGFQIALICALRVEFDAVEALFDDYYEQDFSYSKAPGDPNAYTTGKMCGHDVVLAFMPGMGKVNSASVAAGFRASFPGIRLGLVVGICGGVPVGTDDEKEVLLGDVIISTALVQFDFGRQYTNKAVRRDTLQDNLGRPNAEIRAFLTKLSGSRGRKTLKDKTSVHLEELCEKDGFKQSSYPAEDDKLYLSTYRHKHQDESTCEELHCQDSELVYRARMLEARKPVIHFGVIVSGDSVMKSGQHRDEIASREKAIAFEMEGAGVWESFPTVVIKSVCDYADSHKNKKWQRYAAATAAACMKAFLGEWRPAR, encoded by the exons ATGCCATATCTCATTGAGTTGAGCGAATGGCGCTTGCTCCGCGGCATAGGGTCTCTCCTAGACCACCGGAAAGCGCCATATGTTCACATGCAGTCACGGCCGTTCAATGATTTGAGAGATCCCAACGCCGACTTATTCGAGGTTGAGCTTCGGCGCGCATTCATAGTCCAGGAACTTCCTCGGGACCTGAATTCGAGAGAGTTTGAGGATTGCCAAGCAAAGCTAGAGAGCCTCTGCTTGCTACTGGATAGACTTGTATTGGACAGTCTTGTTTCGACTAGCCTTGCATGGGGTCAAAGCCATAGTCATGAAAAGGTCTTCCCCCGGTTACGGGCATTGACCACATTTCTAGAGTCGACATCTGAAACAGTTGATCTGGCGATTGGTGCTAACAGAACCCTCTTCAAACTTCCCAACGGTGCCGAACTCGGCAGGTGTCTGCAGATTGTCACAGAATGCAACGATACTCTCAGTAGATTGACTGCGTCAGCACCTCGAGAGCCAACTATTCAGCCTCTCCAAAAACAGCAAAAGAGGCGAATGTGGAAGAAGGCTAGAATACGAAACCGATCCACGTTTGTTCTTGGCACTCTGTTCGAACATTTTAGATGCGGAACATCGCACGAGGTGTTACTAAAGCTTATCGAGGACCCCGACGAGGAATCGGTTTTGCCAAGCTTGCAGCTTATGCTCTCACCATGTCCAGAGTTGGAATTATGGCAGGAGGTGCAGTGCGAGTCTGTTGATCT TGGTGAAACTTCAATTTCTCGTATTCCCGATATCTGTACAGACATCCGACAGCACACCGGTCAAGGAAAGGCATTAATGCTTCTTATTGAGAAGTATGGGATATTCGGCGCCTGGGCAAATCCCACTTCCTCCGGGCCGGACCCCTCATCCAAGGAATCTCTTAACCAGCTCATCGAGAAAGGGGCTTTTAAGCCTCTAGATCTCCATGCATTGATTCATGGAACGTCACAGCAGAAATTTAGCACAAAGGATAAACGAGCACTGGCTGTCAAGCTTGGGTTTTGCCTCATGGACTTCTTCGACGCCGACATCACCTCGAAAAGGATCTATTTCTTGAATGCCCCAAAGCCAGGTCCCAGGGAAGGATTCCCCTACTTGGCATTTGGCTCGAAGCTTCCGGCGACAGCCGATCCGTATAGCTTTCGAATGGGCCACCCTGCACTGCTTTCCTTTGCAAAGCTCCTGTTGGAGATTGATTTTGGCCAATGTATCGATCTAGAGATCAGTCCCTACAATAGCCAGAATCAAGCCACCTGGGCTAAGCTCGTGAGCTACGTGGACCGCCTCGAAGAGGATAGAAGCGACTCATATCTCGAAGCCATTAGAGCTTGTCTCCACGTTCATCGCAAGATAGCTGAGAAATTGAGATCTCGTGACCTTGACAGCAAGGGTGCAGACTCGAGAATACGGAAAACGCTCTACAAGGAAGTTGTTCACAAACTCGAATTGGGGCTCGCAGAGTCCATCCCCAGGCCTGCCCACAAACGACAGAGGTCAGAGTCGCCGCCTGCGTCCGATGACCGCAACAGGGCTCAAATTGGCCACTCCTGGAAAACGGCCCCACGATCTTTAGAATCTCAACCTTTTGCAGCAGGAATCAAGAGACGACGGACGCCGGAACAGCATAGTTGGTCATCCCGTGCTGTCTCTGAGTCGGCTCCAAGTGAAAATAGCAACTTATCTGATCTCAATATCACGCATTCCGAAACCTCTTTTTGTAGCTTTAGACCCAACTCTCGCGAAGGTTTCCAAATCGCCCTGATCTGCGCACTACGGGTCGAATTCGACGCTGTTGAGGCTCTCTTCGATGACTATTACGAACAGGACTTCTCATACTCCAAAGCACCAGGTGATCCGAACGCTTATACAACTGGAAAGATGTGTGGCCACGATGTTGTTTTGGCCTTTATGCCAGGTATGGGCAAAGTGAACTCGGCGAGTGTGGCGGCCGGGTTCCGTGCCAGCTTTCCTGGAATTAGGCTTGGTTTGGTAGTGGGCATCTGCGGAGGCGTGCCAGTTGGGACAGATGACGAAAAAGAGGTCCTCCTCGGCGATGTTATCATCAGCACGGCACTGGTCCAATTTGACTTTGGGCGGCAATATACGAATAAGGCTGTCAGAAGGGATACCCTGCAAGACAATCTAGGTCGGCCAAATGCAGAGATTCGGGCATTCCTCACAAAACTTTCGGGATCAAGGGGCCGTAAAACGCTGAAGGACAAAACTTCTGTCCATCTTGAGGAGCTCTGCGAGaaagatggcttcaagcaGTCTTCATATCCAGCAGAGGACGATAAGCTATACCTATCCACGTATCGCCACAAACATCAAGACG AGTCAACTTGTGAGGAACTTCATTGTCAGGATAGTGAATTGGTATACCGGGCCC GGATGTTAGAAGCACGGAAACCTGTGATCCATTTCGGCGTCATTGTGTCAGGGGACTCAGTCATGAAGTCTGGACAGCATCGCGACGAAATTGCTTCCCGCGAGAAGGCCATTGCGTTTGAGATGGAAGGAGCTGGTGTTTGGGAAAGCTTCCCGACGGTTGTGATTAAAAGCGTGTGTGACTATGCCGATAGTCATAAGAACAAGAAGTGGCAGAGATATGCTGCCGCAACGGCGGCTGCTTGCATGAAGGCATTCCTAGGGGAATGGAGGCCGGCTCGGTAG